From the Ignavibacteria bacterium genome, the window AGATACGGAGATACGGAGATACGGAGTTACGAGATTACGGAGTTTAGAAGGCGTTGATATAGTGGCGAATCTCTTCCTTACCTGCGATGAACTCAACGGCTACTACGTCGAAGCGGCAGGGGACTCGATGGTAGTTGTTACGAGCCATCCATGCTTCGGCGGTTCGACGTACGGTTTGGAGTTTTTTGGGAGTGAGGGACCCCTCCGGAGTGCCATAGCTCCGTGATCGACGGTAGCGCACTTCAACAAAGACCAGCGTATCGCCATCTCGGGCCACGATATCCAGTTCTCCCAGATGCTTGAACTTGAA encodes:
- a CDS encoding YraN family protein, translated to MNKVHVGRDAEQRASEHLQEKGYFILARNFKFKHLGELDIVARDGDTLVFVEVRYRRSRSYGTPEGSLTPKKLQTVRRTAEAWMARNNYHRVPCRFDVVAVEFIAGKEEIRHYINAF